One genomic window of Borreliella burgdorferi B31 includes the following:
- the ftsY gene encoding signal recognition particle-docking protein FtsY — MGILEKIKNLFKSKQQENVIENLEDILLESDINNEIVIEIINKLTKEKNENEKTIIGKLKELLSSYINTKKFTLENNKLNILLIVGINGIGKTSSIAKLANKLKNEGKNILISAADTFRAAAIEQMKIYGEQIGVRIISQNQGSDPSAVIFDSISSAKLKNYDALIIDTAGRLQNKENLIKELQKINNVILKQIKNTDINYQKILVIDSTIGKNANSQAEIFNKAIEIDGIIITKLDSSSKAGTILNISKILEKPIYFTTFGEKLEDIKEFDINEYFNKLL, encoded by the coding sequence TTGGGCATTTTAGAAAAAATAAAAAATTTATTTAAAAGCAAACAACAAGAAAATGTTATTGAAAATTTAGAAGACATTTTATTAGAATCAGACATTAATAATGAAATTGTAATAGAAATAATAAATAAATTAACAAAAGAAAAAAATGAAAACGAAAAAACTATTATTGGAAAACTAAAAGAACTTTTAAGCAGCTATATTAATACAAAAAAATTTACTCTAGAAAATAACAAATTAAATATTTTGTTAATAGTTGGTATAAATGGAATTGGAAAAACATCAAGCATAGCAAAACTTGCAAATAAATTAAAAAATGAAGGCAAAAATATATTAATATCGGCTGCTGATACATTCAGAGCAGCTGCAATTGAACAAATGAAAATTTATGGAGAACAAATCGGTGTTAGAATAATATCTCAAAACCAAGGAAGCGATCCATCAGCTGTGATATTCGACAGCATATCAAGCGCTAAGCTTAAAAATTACGATGCATTAATTATTGACACAGCCGGAAGATTGCAAAATAAAGAAAATTTAATAAAAGAGCTTCAAAAAATAAACAATGTAATATTAAAGCAAATAAAAAACACCGACATCAATTACCAAAAAATACTTGTAATAGATTCTACTATTGGAAAAAATGCAAATAGTCAAGCAGAAATTTTTAATAAAGCAATAGAAATAGACGGAATAATAATCACAAAACTTGATTCATCCTCAAAGGCAGGTACAATACTAAATATTTCAAAAATTCTTGAAAAACCTATATACTTTACTACCTTTGGAGAAAAACTAGAAGATATTAAAGAATTTGATATAAATGAATATTTTAATAAATTACTATGA
- a CDS encoding ABC transporter ATP-binding protein — MENILIIKNLCKAYKKNKTKIQVIENLNLTVEKGEFISIQGKSGCGKSTLFNMISGIDKIDSGEIISCGIFLKNANEKTLSLYKNRQIGLVFQNYNLINEFSVIENIILPQIISGQKTKETINKKALDLMKILKIENRANHYPSELSGGESQRVAIARALINEPNIILCDEPTGNLDLSTAKTVENLLINTAKNFKKTLILVSHNPQFANKADSKYEFKDRTLKKL, encoded by the coding sequence ATGGAGAATATATTAATTATAAAAAATCTTTGCAAAGCATATAAAAAAAATAAAACAAAAATTCAAGTAATAGAAAATCTAAACTTAACTGTAGAAAAAGGTGAATTTATTTCAATTCAAGGAAAAAGTGGTTGTGGAAAATCAACTCTTTTTAACATGATTTCAGGAATTGATAAAATAGATTCTGGAGAGATAATATCGTGTGGAATATTTTTGAAAAACGCAAATGAAAAAACATTAAGTTTGTACAAAAACAGACAAATAGGCTTAGTATTTCAAAATTATAATTTAATAAATGAATTTAGTGTAATTGAAAATATAATTTTACCCCAAATTATCTCAGGCCAAAAAACAAAAGAAACAATAAATAAAAAAGCTTTAGATCTAATGAAAATATTAAAAATAGAAAACAGAGCAAATCATTACCCTTCAGAGCTCTCAGGAGGCGAATCACAAAGGGTTGCTATTGCTAGAGCATTAATCAATGAACCTAATATAATATTGTGTGATGAACCCACGGGAAATTTAGACTTAAGCACAGCCAAAACTGTAGAAAATCTACTTATCAATACAGCAAAAAATTTTAAAAAAACCTTAATACTAGTTAGTCACAACCCACAATTTGCAAACAAAGCAGATTCAAAATACGAATTCAAAGATAGGACATTGAAAAAATTATGA
- a CDS encoding ABC transporter permease, translating to MILRLPEITKIAYLIFKNSTNKIALIGSGISLSLVMIPLIIVYYMSSNIMTSTINKYIESEGFSMQIEYNETNRTHYLKDRLSLLKKKHNYKDLNYFFEKRTYGIIGNNKKQGVLIRAIENKFILENKSIKLIKGTKNLKKDSILISNQIKNKLNLNLNEKIDILIPNTKNDKIMPRIKKFNISGIIETGLKDIDNNLVLISFENENLMSKKFSKSIIGLKTNSNSIKNNEILKQNLETEFQEFQIKTFYELYSNKYNNLDISKKLLIFIMALIIIFASINISSSLSMLIFENKKKIAILKSIGMNNLNIKIIFLLISLTLSTIFCGIGIIIGNYLTLKISYLINFIDNILNFFLKIFGEENSEILNSEYYVSEFQIHLSLSFSLTLLGLYMLINILTTLIPLNIVSNLKEKEILR from the coding sequence ATGATACTAAGGCTACCAGAAATTACAAAAATTGCATATTTAATTTTCAAAAATTCAACAAATAAAATAGCTTTAATAGGTTCTGGAATATCATTAAGTTTAGTAATGATCCCATTAATTATTGTTTACTACATGTCTAGCAACATCATGACTTCTACTATTAATAAATATATTGAAAGTGAAGGATTTTCAATGCAAATAGAATACAACGAAACAAATAGAACCCATTATTTAAAAGACAGATTAAGCTTATTGAAAAAAAAACATAATTATAAGGATCTAAATTATTTTTTCGAGAAAAGAACTTATGGAATTATTGGAAACAATAAAAAACAAGGTGTATTAATAAGAGCAATAGAAAATAAATTCATATTAGAAAACAAATCAATAAAATTAATAAAAGGTACTAAAAACTTAAAAAAGGATTCTATACTCATTTCAAATCAAATCAAAAATAAACTTAATTTAAATCTTAATGAAAAAATTGATATTTTGATTCCAAATACAAAAAATGATAAAATAATGCCCAGAATAAAAAAATTTAATATCTCAGGAATAATTGAAACCGGATTAAAAGATATTGATAATAATTTGGTATTGATTTCTTTTGAAAACGAAAATTTAATGTCAAAAAAATTTTCAAAAAGTATAATTGGACTTAAAACAAATTCCAATTCCATAAAAAATAATGAGATCTTAAAACAGAATTTAGAAACCGAATTTCAAGAATTCCAAATAAAAACATTCTATGAACTTTACTCAAATAAATACAATAATCTGGATATAAGTAAAAAACTTTTAATATTCATTATGGCTTTGATTATAATATTTGCAAGCATCAATATATCTTCGTCCCTTTCAATGCTTATTTTTGAAAATAAAAAGAAAATTGCAATACTAAAATCAATTGGAATGAATAATTTAAATATAAAAATAATATTTCTTTTGATATCGCTCACCTTAAGCACTATCTTTTGTGGAATTGGAATAATAATTGGAAATTATTTAACACTTAAAATATCTTATTTAATAAACTTTATTGACAATATTTTAAACTTTTTTTTAAAAATATTTGGAGAAGAAAATTCTGAAATATTAAACTCAGAATATTACGTATCTGAATTTCAAATACATTTAAGCCTAAGCTTTAGCTTAACACTTCTTGGTCTTTATATGTTAATAAACATTTTAACTACACTGATTCCGCTTAACATTGTCTCAAATCTAAAAGAAAAAGAAATCTTAAGATAG
- a CDS encoding cysteine desulfurase, with translation MDFKQIKSNVEKVKFLRKDFPILNKKFDNKYIIYFDNAATSQKPKNVIYSNVEYYENYNANVHRSGHKFAIQSSIKIEKTRELVKNFINAESAKNIIFTSGTTDGINTIASSFFYSKYFKKKDEIILTTLEHNSNLLPWVNLANLANLKIKLAKFNEMGIITPEEIEKLITEKTKLISISGINNTLGTINDLESIGKIAKKYNICLFVDAAQMAPHIKIDVKKIGCDFLVFSGHKMLAPTGIGILYISNNMAEKLHSSKLGGNTVEEIFIENEKIKFKASDSPNKFESGTPNIAGIIGLEEAIKYIDNISMDFILEHDKQLIEYGVKKLQELDEVEFILNTNLKRNSIISFTVKNIHSHDIETYLDTMGIATRAGRTCSYVAFFPENLNKDHLLRISFYFYNTQEEIDNFILGLKKVIKELS, from the coding sequence ATGGATTTCAAACAAATAAAAAGCAATGTCGAAAAGGTTAAATTTTTAAGAAAAGATTTTCCTATTTTAAATAAAAAATTTGACAATAAGTATATAATTTACTTTGATAATGCAGCAACCTCTCAAAAGCCCAAAAACGTAATTTATTCTAACGTTGAATATTATGAAAATTACAACGCAAATGTACACAGAAGCGGTCATAAATTTGCAATTCAATCGAGCATAAAAATAGAAAAAACAAGAGAACTTGTAAAAAATTTCATTAATGCAGAATCTGCAAAAAATATAATATTCACCTCTGGAACTACTGATGGAATTAATACCATTGCAAGTTCATTTTTTTATTCAAAATACTTTAAAAAAAAAGATGAAATTATTCTTACAACTCTTGAACATAACAGCAATTTACTGCCTTGGGTAAATCTTGCAAATTTAGCTAATTTAAAAATTAAATTAGCTAAATTCAATGAAATGGGAATTATTACCCCTGAAGAAATTGAAAAACTTATTACAGAAAAAACAAAGCTCATCAGTATTTCAGGAATAAATAATACCCTAGGAACCATTAATGATTTGGAATCTATTGGAAAAATCGCAAAAAAATACAATATATGTCTCTTTGTAGATGCTGCACAAATGGCACCTCATATAAAAATAGATGTTAAAAAAATTGGCTGTGATTTTTTGGTATTTTCTGGACATAAAATGCTTGCTCCAACAGGAATAGGAATTTTATATATTTCAAATAATATGGCTGAAAAACTTCACAGCTCAAAATTGGGGGGAAATACTGTAGAAGAAATATTTATAGAAAATGAAAAAATTAAATTTAAAGCATCTGATTCTCCTAATAAATTTGAATCGGGAACCCCAAATATTGCAGGAATTATTGGACTTGAAGAGGCAATAAAATATATTGACAATATTTCTATGGATTTTATTTTAGAGCATGATAAACAGTTAATCGAATATGGGGTAAAAAAATTACAAGAGCTTGATGAAGTTGAATTTATACTAAATACAAATCTTAAAAGAAATTCAATAATATCATTTACAGTAAAAAATATCCACTCTCACGATATTGAAACATATCTAGATACAATGGGAATAGCAACCAGAGCCGGAAGAACTTGTTCCTATGTGGCATTTTTCCCAGAAAATTTAAATAAAGACCATCTTTTAAGAATTAGCTTTTATTTTTATAATACACAAGAAGAAATTGATAATTTCATATTGGGATTAAAAAAGGTAATAAAAGAGCTTTCATAA
- a CDS encoding iron-sulfur cluster assembly scaffold protein: MLTEKTKKELIRLSKVNNYIIKVETNQNFKHQSKCGDQILFQIIETNNGKFNLKHHASGCIVLLASANALNKLCNNKAKSEILNLVQKVINSNFANLDEIDVSLKIFNVFTNTNRKDCFLLPYKSLKDSLESYKPLRRTIR; encoded by the coding sequence ATGCTCACTGAAAAAACTAAAAAAGAATTAATAAGACTAAGTAAAGTAAATAATTACATAATAAAAGTAGAAACAAACCAGAATTTCAAACATCAATCTAAATGTGGAGACCAAATTTTATTCCAAATAATAGAAACAAATAATGGGAAATTTAATTTAAAACATCATGCATCTGGATGCATAGTTTTACTTGCAAGCGCAAACGCTTTAAATAAATTGTGCAATAACAAAGCAAAGTCCGAAATCCTAAATTTAGTGCAAAAAGTGATAAACAGTAATTTTGCAAATCTAGATGAAATTGACGTAAGTTTAAAAATTTTTAACGTATTTACAAATACAAATAGAAAAGACTGCTTTTTACTGCCATACAAATCATTAAAAGATAGTTTGGAAAGCTATAAGCCTTTAAGGAGAACTATCAGATGA
- a CDS encoding YifB family Mg chelatase-like AAA ATPase: MKIYSHSSIGYEGELIEIEIDIKKGISGIDIVGLAGSEIKESRERVKSAIKNSNFHFPKNRILINLAPAGIKKLGTAFDLSIAISIIKIQESKDDKNLEILILGELQLDGKIRSIKAVLPAIALAKEKEIKFAIVPFENLEEASLIDGLNIWGVKDLKETIKIIEQLNSNILPPRTNTKPQSIIEKDYIIDYDFKNIKGQQRAKRAIEIAIAGGHNIMLFGPPGSGKTLSIKCAQSILPPLTNKELIETNRIWSISGKLIDRKIIKQRPFRNPHHTASKEGIIGGGPNPLPGEVSLAHNGILFLDEALEFKKSILQSLREPIEDKSISISRASSKLFKYPANFQLMLAMNLCPCGNLGKKNTDCFCSQQEISNYWKKLGAAMLDRIDIRVPTRAINNEKLLSETSESSSEIKQRIIKARNIQNIRYENFANINKNSDLNSDHIEKFCELSAILKNDLIYILNKLNISSRATHSILKIARTISDLKEEKNISREALLEAIEHRKNGENMLEK, from the coding sequence ATGAAAATCTATTCACACTCATCAATCGGATATGAAGGAGAACTAATTGAGATTGAAATAGACATTAAAAAAGGAATTTCTGGAATTGATATCGTAGGACTTGCTGGGAGTGAAATTAAAGAATCAAGAGAAAGAGTAAAATCAGCTATCAAGAATTCAAATTTTCATTTTCCCAAAAATAGAATATTAATAAATCTTGCACCAGCTGGAATTAAAAAGCTTGGAACAGCTTTTGACCTTTCGATCGCTATTAGTATTATTAAAATCCAAGAAAGCAAAGATGATAAAAATTTAGAAATCTTAATATTAGGAGAATTGCAATTAGATGGCAAAATAAGATCGATAAAAGCGGTTTTACCGGCCATTGCACTTGCCAAAGAAAAGGAAATAAAATTTGCAATAGTTCCCTTTGAAAATTTAGAAGAAGCTAGTTTAATAGATGGTTTGAATATTTGGGGTGTTAAAGACTTAAAAGAAACTATAAAAATAATAGAACAATTAAACAGCAATATACTCCCCCCAAGAACAAATACTAAACCCCAATCAATAATTGAAAAAGATTATATTATAGATTATGACTTTAAAAACATAAAAGGACAACAAAGAGCAAAAAGAGCAATTGAAATAGCAATTGCCGGTGGGCATAACATCATGCTATTTGGTCCACCTGGAAGCGGAAAAACACTTAGTATTAAATGCGCCCAATCTATTCTTCCTCCACTTACAAACAAAGAGCTTATAGAAACAAACAGAATATGGTCAATATCTGGGAAATTAATAGACAGGAAAATAATAAAACAAAGACCTTTTAGAAATCCCCACCACACTGCTAGCAAAGAAGGAATAATCGGTGGGGGTCCCAATCCTTTACCTGGGGAAGTGTCTCTTGCCCACAACGGAATATTATTTTTAGATGAAGCTTTGGAATTTAAAAAATCTATCCTACAATCTTTACGCGAACCTATTGAAGACAAATCAATTTCAATCTCAAGAGCAAGTTCTAAATTATTCAAATACCCCGCCAACTTCCAATTAATGCTTGCAATGAATCTTTGTCCTTGTGGAAATCTTGGAAAAAAAAATACAGATTGTTTTTGCTCACAACAAGAAATTTCAAATTATTGGAAAAAACTTGGAGCCGCAATGCTTGATAGAATTGATATTAGAGTCCCAACAAGAGCAATTAATAATGAAAAATTACTCAGCGAAACAAGCGAAAGTTCAAGTGAAATAAAACAAAGAATAATAAAAGCAAGAAATATTCAAAATATAAGATACGAAAATTTTGCAAACATAAATAAAAATTCTGATCTTAATTCCGATCACATTGAAAAATTTTGCGAATTAAGTGCAATCTTAAAAAATGATTTGATTTACATTTTAAATAAACTCAACATATCTTCAAGAGCAACACATTCAATACTAAAAATTGCAAGAACAATCTCCGATTTAAAGGAAGAAAAAAATATTTCAAGAGAAGCATTGCTTGAAGCAATTGAACACAGAAAAAACGGAGAAAATATGCTTGAAAAATGA
- a CDS encoding L-lactate dehydrogenase: MLKSNKVVLIGAGGVGSSFAYALTIDNSLVHELVIIDVNENKAKGEVMDLNHGQMFLKKNINVLFGTYKDCANADIVVITAGLNQKPGETRLDLVDKNSKIFKDIITNVVSSGFDGIFVVASNPVDIMTYVTMKYSKFPIHKVIGTGTILDTSRLRYFLSDHFNVNTQNIHSYIMGEHXDSSFATWDETKIAMKPLSEYLAEGKITELELDEIHKKVVNAAYEVIKLKGATYYAIGLGIKNIVNAIIGDQNVILPISSYINGQYGGLIKDIYIGAPAIVCKEGVKEVLNFKISPKELDKFNSSANQLKSYIDKMEF, from the coding sequence ATGCTTAAGTCTAATAAAGTTGTTCTTATTGGAGCTGGTGGGGTTGGTTCAAGCTTTGCGTATGCTTTAACAATAGACAATTCACTTGTACATGAACTTGTAATTATTGATGTTAATGAAAATAAAGCAAAAGGGGAGGTCATGGACCTTAATCATGGCCAAATGTTTTTAAAGAAGAATATTAATGTATTGTTTGGGACTTACAAAGATTGTGCTAATGCAGATATTGTTGTAATTACAGCAGGACTTAATCAAAAGCCTGGTGAGACAAGACTTGATTTGGTTGATAAAAATTCTAAAATTTTTAAAGATATTATAACTAATGTTGTATCTAGCGGTTTTGATGGTATTTTTGTTGTTGCAAGCAATCCTGTAGACATTATGACTTATGTTACAATGAAATATTCCAAATTTCCTATTCATAAGGTTATTGGTACTGGGACTATTCTTGATACTTCAAGACTTAGATATTTTTTAAGTGATCATTTTAATGTGAACACTCAAAATATACATTCATATATTATGGGTGAGCACRGTGACAGTTCTTTTGCTACGTGGGATGAAACAAAAATAGCAATGAAGCCTTTGTCAGAATATCTTGCTGAAGGCAAAATAACTGAGTTGGAGCTTGATGAAATTCATAAAAAGGTTGTGAATGCTGCTTATGAAGTTATTAAGTTAAAGGGGGCAACCTATTATGCTATTGGACTTGGTATTAAGAATATTGTAAATGCAATAATTGGAGATCAGAATGTTATTCTGCCAATATCTTCTTATATTAATGGCCAGTATGGGGGATTGATTAAAGATATTTATATTGGAGCGCCTGCTATAGTTTGTAAGGAAGGAGTCAAAGAAGTTTTAAACTTTAAGATAAGCCCTAAAGAGCTTGATAAGTTTAATAGTTCTGCTAATCAGCTTAAAAGCTATATTGATAAAATGGAATTTTAG
- the lepA gene encoding translation elongation factor 4 — MSIRKKNFCIIAHIDHGKSTLADRFIQKAKIISDRDFKSQMLDSMDIERERGITIKSQAVTITYKSNDGDFYELNFVDTPGHVDFSYEVSRAISSCEGALLLIDASQGIQAQTVSNFYMAFEHDLEIIPVINKIDLPNANVDFVKKQIKNDLGLNEEIAISISAKNGIGIDDLLEAICKYVPSPRGSIKDPLRALIFDSHYDSYRGVVVHFRIFEGQIKMGDKIRLMHTNSEHLIEEIGIFKISLERKDTLEAGDVGYFIAGIKNISDVKIGDTVTLCDFPALSPLEGFKEVKPVVFSSVYPVDANQYDDLLKAMDRLKLNDASLTFEKDSSSALGHGFKCGFLGLLHLEVIQERIEREFNLNVILTSPSVRYKIIPKKGESYFIETPEQFPGNEAIESVLEPYIKANIIVPTEFLGNIMSVCLLKRGVQTNLIYLDTKRVELIYKMPLSEILFDFYDKIKSVSRGYASFDYELLDYEYTDLVRLDILVNGDRVDALSQLVFKDSARTKAIGICKKLKDEIARQQFRIAIQGAIGSNVIARETISPVRKDVTAKCYGGDITRKRKLLEKQKEGKKRMKMVGNVEIPQSAFLAVLKSNDN; from the coding sequence TTAGCTGATCGATTTATTCAAAAAGCTAAAATAATATCTGATCGTGATTTTAAAAGTCAAATGCTTGACAGTATGGATATTGAGCGAGAAAGAGGAATTACAATTAAAAGTCAGGCAGTAACAATTACTTATAAAAGTAATGATGGTGATTTTTATGAGTTAAATTTTGTAGATACTCCAGGCCATGTTGATTTTTCTTATGAAGTCTCAAGGGCAATTTCATCTTGTGAGGGTGCTCTTTTATTAATTGATGCAAGTCAAGGAATACAAGCTCAAACAGTTTCTAATTTTTATATGGCTTTTGAGCATGATTTAGAAATTATTCCCGTTATTAATAAGATAGATCTTCCAAATGCTAATGTTGATTTTGTAAAAAAGCAAATAAAAAATGATTTAGGATTAAATGAAGAAATTGCTATTTCGATTTCTGCTAAGAATGGAATAGGAATTGATGATTTGCTTGAAGCTATTTGTAAGTATGTGCCATCTCCTAGGGGAAGTATTAAGGATCCATTAAGAGCATTAATTTTTGATTCTCATTATGATTCTTATAGAGGAGTTGTTGTTCACTTTAGGATTTTCGAAGGACAAATCAAAATGGGCGATAAGATTAGGTTAATGCATACTAATAGCGAGCATTTAATTGAAGAAATCGGAATTTTTAAAATATCACTTGAAAGAAAAGATACCTTAGAAGCAGGAGATGTTGGATATTTTATTGCAGGAATAAAAAATATATCAGATGTGAAAATTGGAGATACAGTAACACTTTGTGATTTTCCCGCATTATCTCCTCTTGAGGGATTTAAAGAAGTTAAGCCTGTAGTATTCTCTTCAGTTTATCCTGTTGATGCTAATCAATATGATGATCTTTTAAAGGCAATGGATAGATTAAAACTTAATGATGCATCGTTAACATTTGAAAAAGATTCATCATCTGCTCTTGGGCATGGTTTTAAGTGTGGATTTCTTGGTCTTTTGCATTTAGAAGTTATTCAAGAACGCATTGAGCGTGAATTTAATTTAAACGTGATATTGACTTCTCCTTCTGTTAGATACAAAATAATTCCTAAAAAGGGAGAATCTTATTTTATTGAAACTCCTGAGCAATTTCCCGGAAATGAAGCTATTGAAAGCGTTCTTGAACCTTATATTAAGGCTAATATTATTGTTCCTACAGAATTTTTGGGCAATATTATGAGTGTGTGTTTATTGAAAAGAGGAGTTCAGACGAACTTAATTTATCTTGATACTAAGCGTGTTGAACTTATTTATAAAATGCCTCTTTCTGAAATCCTTTTTGATTTTTATGATAAAATTAAATCTGTGAGCCGTGGATATGCTTCTTTTGATTATGAGCTTTTAGATTATGAATATACAGATTTGGTAAGATTAGATATATTAGTTAATGGGGATAGAGTTGATGCACTCTCCCAGTTGGTTTTTAAAGATAGCGCCAGAACTAAGGCTATTGGGATTTGTAAAAAGTTGAAAGATGAAATAGCAAGGCAACAATTTAGAATAGCCATTCAAGGTGCTATTGGCTCTAATGTTATTGCTCGAGAGACAATCTCTCCTGTTAGAAAAGATGTTACTGCCAAGTGTTATGGTGGTGATATTACTCGTAAGAGAAAACTTTTGGAAAAGCAGAAAGAAGGTAAAAAGCGAATGAAGATGGTGGGAAATGTTGAGATTCCACAAAGCGCTTTTCTTGCGGTTCTAAAATCCAATGATAATTAA